In one Candidatus Poribacteria bacterium genomic region, the following are encoded:
- a CDS encoding ABC transporter permease subunit gives MLWTIVRREITANILSFRFLMGLLIYFSLIVTNLFVLTRGYEDRLQSYRTAIRENEDKISQVERYSQFGLTHTLKCDRSPKLLSIFNEGVDKRKGNTVTVAHGYVPAVAEQHGSDNPYLNIFSSIDFTVICQVVMSLLALLFAYDAISREKEAGTLRLALSGAVSRPTLLLGKYIAGMVSISLPLIASFVAGLLVIHFSPYVSFSSSDWVRILLIFLASLLYVSLFFLIGLFLSTRTDRSSITLMFSMCVWVLFVLIVPNLTVLLVEHASPIQSEESYKEQARDQWKQYEAEVKDYFEKRGVEKPLDRASFGGVGVNSGVNDYDSGETVSVSGFRGEEGVPFAQECYGFKENLRAQYADRIWQIRKEYLDKNPNRQSLLALNVSRISPAAVYYNAAAILAETDLGSFWRFMEQARQYRREWLDYLRDEEIFSSRRWFTTEFEESFDLRKIPRFKEQSEDIGNSLQRARLNIMILAVLNVLFFMGAFISFLRYDVV, from the coding sequence ATGCTCTGGACAATTGTTAGAAGAGAAATTACGGCAAATATCTTGAGTTTCAGATTCCTCATGGGACTCCTCATCTATTTTTCCTTGATTGTGACAAATCTCTTCGTTTTGACCAGAGGCTATGAGGATAGACTGCAAAGTTACCGAACGGCGATTCGAGAAAATGAAGATAAGATCAGTCAGGTCGAGAGATACTCTCAGTTTGGACTCACGCATACGCTAAAGTGTGATAGAAGTCCGAAACTACTGAGCATTTTCAACGAAGGTGTGGATAAAAGGAAGGGAAACACAGTAACCGTCGCACATGGTTATGTCCCTGCTGTTGCTGAACAACACGGTTCTGATAACCCCTATCTGAACATCTTCTCCTCTATTGATTTTACGGTCATCTGCCAAGTCGTGATGAGTCTACTCGCTCTACTCTTCGCTTACGACGCGATATCGCGGGAAAAAGAAGCCGGGACCTTGAGATTGGCACTCTCAGGCGCAGTTTCAAGACCGACGCTGCTTTTGGGAAAATACATTGCCGGAATGGTGTCTATTTCTCTTCCACTCATTGCGAGTTTTGTGGCAGGTTTATTGGTGATACACTTCTCCCCTTACGTCTCTTTTAGTAGTTCGGATTGGGTACGGATACTGTTAATCTTCCTCGCGTCACTGCTTTATGTCTCCCTCTTTTTTCTTATTGGACTTTTTCTCTCTACCCGGACAGATCGATCCTCTATCACTTTGATGTTTTCAATGTGTGTCTGGGTGCTTTTCGTGCTTATCGTTCCGAATCTAACGGTTTTGTTGGTGGAACATGCGAGTCCCATACAATCGGAGGAATCCTATAAAGAGCAGGCGAGAGACCAGTGGAAGCAATACGAAGCCGAAGTCAAAGATTACTTTGAGAAACGGGGGGTTGAGAAACCACTGGATCGCGCCAGTTTTGGTGGTGTTGGTGTTAATTCTGGGGTCAACGACTACGACAGTGGCGAGACAGTCAGCGTAAGTGGTTTTCGAGGCGAAGAGGGTGTACCTTTTGCCCAAGAATGTTACGGATTCAAGGAAAATCTTCGAGCGCAATACGCCGATCGGATATGGCAGATACGCAAAGAATATCTCGACAAAAATCCGAACCGACAATCCCTATTGGCACTGAACGTGTCTCGTATATCTCCGGCAGCGGTTTATTACAATGCTGCTGCGATTCTTGCAGAAACAGACTTAGGCAGTTTCTGGCGATTTATGGAGCAGGCGCGACAGTATCGGCGTGAATGGCTCGACTATCTGAGAGACGAAGAAATATTTTCTTCACGCAGATGGTTCACGACTGAATTTGAGGAATCTTTTGACTTGCGCAAAATTCCGAGATTTAAGGAACAGAGCGAAGACATTGGCAACAGTCTACAACGCGCGAGGTTAAACATTATGATACTCGCGGTTCTAAACGTCCTATTCTTTATGGGCGCATTCATTTCATTCCTACGCTACGACGTTGTATAG
- a CDS encoding ABC transporter permease subunit, translating into MIWHIAKREILDNLTRFRFALTLILVMVLMVMNAVIFVSSQYPRRIAEYSEDIRKAVESLEKKSSNLGELAVKGPGNLYKSVSPLTFIATGKDANLPKRVEGDSSGGYGIGMTTPDFSFQYSWSANWWLQYPQDTSRKNDSLPNFTELDWTFIIGLIMSFMAILFTYDAISGERETGTLSLLMSNSVSRATVLLGKFIGAFLTILLPLFIGILLNLMIVNASRLMSLSGDEWARVGIIFVISAIYISIFLWLGLFISSQFSNSSSSLLVLLLIWIVFVVLIPNTMGVLASGFKQVPSRSEISRIEKAQEEEIDARHKEGNKLYRTGSPSDPPPKIEVLRMWADYLNEHATAKSSINDEHLNKQFVQIEFTQQITRLSPAAIYKYAIESLAGTGFTRHKRFVQEARRYRNQFVDFIQSEDSGDNESYHIYLVKEGLSQKPVILNSIPKFSDKLTLGTAFSGAALDLMLLVSLMLLLFMAAILGFMRSDVK; encoded by the coding sequence ATGATCTGGCACATCGCAAAACGAGAAATCCTTGATAACTTGACGCGTTTTCGATTTGCACTCACCCTGATCCTGGTAATGGTGCTGATGGTGATGAATGCCGTGATATTCGTGAGCAGTCAATACCCGAGAAGGATCGCGGAATATTCCGAAGATATCCGCAAAGCCGTCGAATCGCTGGAAAAGAAAAGCAGTAATTTAGGTGAACTTGCGGTAAAAGGTCCTGGGAATCTGTACAAATCCGTGAGTCCATTAACCTTCATTGCTACCGGTAAAGATGCGAACTTACCGAAGCGTGTTGAAGGAGACTCCAGTGGCGGCTACGGTATCGGTATGACAACGCCTGACTTTAGTTTCCAGTATTCTTGGTCAGCAAACTGGTGGCTTCAGTATCCGCAGGACACATCCCGCAAAAACGATTCATTGCCGAATTTCACAGAATTGGATTGGACGTTCATCATCGGGTTGATTATGAGTTTTATGGCGATCCTGTTCACTTACGATGCCATCTCTGGAGAGCGTGAAACAGGAACGTTAAGCTTGCTCATGTCTAATTCCGTGTCCCGTGCAACTGTGCTTCTCGGAAAATTCATCGGGGCGTTTCTGACAATCTTGCTTCCCTTGTTTATTGGAATATTGCTTAACCTAATGATTGTCAATGCATCAAGATTGATGTCGCTTAGCGGAGACGAATGGGCGCGGGTGGGGATAATTTTTGTTATTTCTGCGATCTACATCTCAATATTCTTATGGCTTGGACTGTTTATCTCAAGCCAATTTTCTAATTCGTCCAGCAGTTTGCTGGTATTATTGCTAATTTGGATCGTCTTTGTGGTGCTTATCCCAAACACAATGGGAGTTTTGGCGAGCGGCTTCAAGCAGGTTCCTTCCCGAAGCGAAATATCTCGGATAGAGAAAGCACAAGAAGAAGAAATTGACGCGCGGCACAAAGAAGGAAACAAACTTTATCGAACAGGTTCGCCTTCCGACCCGCCTCCTAAAATTGAGGTGTTAAGAATGTGGGCTGACTATTTAAACGAACATGCCACTGCAAAGAGCAGCATCAACGATGAGCATCTTAACAAACAGTTTGTGCAGATTGAGTTCACGCAACAAATTACACGGCTGTCTCCGGCGGCTATCTATAAATATGCTATAGAATCTCTGGCTGGCACAGGATTTACCAGACATAAGCGATTTGTCCAAGAAGCACGTCGCTACAGAAACCAGTTTGTTGATTTCATCCAATCAGAGGACAGCGGGGATAACGAAAGTTACCACATTTATCTTGTAAAAGAAGGATTATCCCAAAAACCTGTCATCCTTAATAGCATTCCTAAGTTTTCAGACAAACTGACCTTGGGCACCGCTTTCAGTGGGGCAGCGTTGGATCTGATGTTGTTGGTCTCACTGATGCTACTCCTATTTATGGCGGCAATCTTGGGATTTATGCGGAGCGATGTGAAATAG
- a CDS encoding tetratricopeptide repeat protein has protein sequence MPSFDQLIQNLTDTTQPVVVRSSAIEGLAVQGDARSVGFLIEALSDSDSMIRREAAKALQGLGATGAIEPLLEALQAESKDLTVWAMLEAIGELGNPEVLPTLESLSNVDSMLTRIEVKKCISKIRERYGNGNTPQQLNQEATVPAQKRTIQPPESTLSEDTPRPDPDPVEVEEAEKGHDSLLHYLLNRSNPRTSRDAETTDKLDQEQTEVAVEDTFEEPSVESDLRTEIEPEEIVDEDDYNPSTETPEETVTETELSENRMPDAEMPESDEDSEIQDPGPSDPEADTEIPEKKYRDPDEDPEIDDLVKSISQSPRLAGSSVALPVLAPNAATVPYHPDVAPSEEEHENFFLAVLHPGKYLSKRWVSRSRVYLILWSILLATTIGFMQYQKYRGAKETPLLSMGLSATEVPDLVKRSLAEGDFYIQEGHYRQAISAYQLSRDLGALPIHFYRKLGFAYFKEGQYALAAEAYELFLEERENVHPGVFTAEASLSGMYPTTTSAEAKVVQDYETYNILGTTYMKLERLQDAQRAYEQAIRLAPKYGEAYNNLARLYVDGYQQKLNLAETLAYTAVTLNPNVAAYHDTLGWVLAKRGQMNKAMKALERSINLQSDAVETHYHLAQVALKAGERKKAIKSIRNVLKLNPAYVHLNAGPKNYR, from the coding sequence ATGCCATCTTTTGACCAACTCATTCAGAATTTAACAGATACAACGCAACCGGTCGTCGTGCGTAGCAGTGCTATTGAAGGTCTTGCTGTTCAAGGGGACGCTCGCAGTGTAGGGTTCTTAATTGAGGCACTCTCCGATTCTGATTCGATGATACGGCGTGAGGCAGCGAAAGCACTTCAAGGTCTTGGGGCAACCGGGGCAATAGAACCTCTCCTTGAAGCATTGCAAGCTGAATCCAAAGATTTGACAGTTTGGGCAATGCTGGAAGCTATCGGTGAGTTGGGAAATCCCGAGGTCCTTCCGACCTTGGAATCGCTGAGCAACGTTGACTCTATGCTTACACGGATAGAGGTCAAGAAATGCATTAGTAAGATTCGCGAACGTTATGGTAACGGAAACACGCCTCAGCAGCTAAACCAAGAGGCGACTGTTCCTGCTCAAAAGCGTACTATCCAACCTCCTGAATCAACGCTATCTGAAGATACGCCGCGCCCGGACCCAGACCCTGTAGAAGTCGAAGAGGCGGAAAAGGGGCACGACTCACTTTTACATTACCTACTCAATAGGAGTAACCCGCGTACCTCTCGCGATGCTGAGACAACAGATAAACTGGATCAGGAACAAACAGAGGTTGCTGTAGAAGATACCTTTGAAGAACCTTCAGTAGAATCAGACTTAAGAACTGAGATTGAACCCGAAGAAATAGTAGATGAGGACGACTATAACCCATCTACTGAGACACCAGAGGAGACCGTAACGGAAACGGAACTTTCAGAAAACCGGATGCCAGATGCGGAGATGCCAGAATCGGATGAGGATAGCGAAATCCAGGATCCAGGGCCCTCAGACCCCGAAGCAGATACAGAGATTCCGGAGAAAAAATACCGAGATCCAGATGAAGATCCAGAAATAGACGATTTAGTGAAATCAATCTCGCAATCGCCGCGGCTTGCGGGTTCGTCTGTCGCGCTTCCTGTATTGGCACCGAATGCCGCCACTGTTCCATATCATCCGGATGTAGCACCCTCCGAAGAGGAACATGAGAACTTTTTTCTTGCTGTCCTGCACCCTGGAAAATACCTCTCCAAAAGGTGGGTGTCCCGTTCGCGCGTCTACCTGATTTTGTGGAGCATTCTCCTTGCCACCACAATTGGTTTTATGCAATATCAAAAGTATCGCGGCGCAAAGGAGACCCCTTTATTGAGTATGGGACTCTCGGCTACCGAAGTCCCGGATTTAGTAAAACGCTCTTTGGCTGAAGGCGATTTTTACATCCAAGAGGGACACTATAGACAAGCCATTAGTGCCTATCAGTTGAGCAGAGACCTTGGGGCACTCCCTATCCATTTCTATAGGAAACTTGGATTCGCATATTTCAAGGAGGGACAGTATGCGCTCGCAGCTGAAGCGTATGAATTGTTTCTGGAGGAGCGGGAGAATGTCCATCCAGGTGTATTTACCGCTGAAGCCTCGCTTAGCGGCATGTATCCAACGACTACTTCTGCTGAAGCAAAAGTTGTGCAGGACTACGAGACCTATAACATTCTTGGCACTACCTATATGAAACTTGAGCGTCTGCAAGACGCACAGCGCGCTTATGAACAGGCAATCCGTCTTGCACCGAAATATGGAGAAGCGTATAACAATCTCGCACGTCTCTATGTTGACGGTTACCAACAGAAACTGAACCTTGCTGAGACGTTAGCCTATACCGCTGTCACGTTAAATCCGAATGTCGCCGCTTATCATGATACCCTCGGTTGGGTTTTGGCGAAACGTGGGCAGATGAATAAAGCCATGAAAGCCTTAGAACGCTCCATCAATCTTCAAAGTGATGCTGTTGAGACACACTACCACCTCGCACAGGTCGCCTTAAAAGCAGGAGAACGAAAGAAGGCGATAAAATCAATTCGGAACGTTCTCAAACTCAATCCTGCCTATGTACATCTGAATGCGGGTCCCAAAAACTATAGATGA
- a CDS encoding dehydrogenase: MNKSVFRVGITRDFLGSDGTSDLDDIAGPLFDEAGLQWEYIAENTPVLQAAQVKDYDALLVLGAGITAETFTDADRLAVIARFGVGYDKVDVPACTENGVLLTIAPDGVRRPVATSIMTFVLSLSHMLLIKDRLIRAGGWRNTQNYRGMGLVGRTLGLVGMGNIGKEAFQLAKPFGMRHITYDPYVTAAEAAEVGVELVDLDTLMRTADFVCVCCPLNEETHGLVNARRIGLMKPTAYFINTARGPIVDQKALTEALQNRRIQGAGLDVFEQEPIDDNDPLLTLDNVIVTPHSICWTDECFDGNAKSACGSIINVASGQTPSYIVNRDVIDSPKLQRKLAR, from the coding sequence ATGAATAAATCCGTATTTCGCGTGGGTATCACGCGGGACTTTTTGGGATCCGATGGCACGAGCGATTTAGACGATATTGCCGGGCCTCTTTTTGACGAAGCCGGTCTACAGTGGGAATATATTGCAGAGAACACACCGGTATTACAAGCTGCACAAGTGAAGGATTATGACGCACTCTTGGTATTGGGAGCAGGCATCACAGCAGAAACTTTCACAGATGCTGACAGATTGGCTGTTATTGCTCGATTCGGCGTGGGATACGATAAGGTGGATGTACCAGCATGTACCGAAAATGGTGTGCTGCTCACGATTGCTCCCGACGGTGTCCGCCGTCCTGTTGCCACCTCCATCATGACTTTTGTCTTATCGCTGAGTCACATGCTGTTGATAAAGGACCGACTCATCCGTGCTGGTGGCTGGAGAAATACACAAAACTACAGAGGCATGGGGTTGGTCGGTAGAACGCTGGGACTCGTCGGTATGGGGAACATTGGGAAAGAGGCGTTCCAACTGGCGAAACCTTTCGGCATGCGTCATATCACCTACGATCCGTACGTTACGGCTGCTGAGGCGGCAGAAGTCGGCGTAGAACTCGTCGACTTGGACACCTTGATGCGGACTGCTGATTTCGTGTGTGTCTGCTGCCCACTCAACGAGGAGACACACGGACTCGTCAATGCGAGACGTATCGGACTAATGAAACCGACGGCTTACTTCATTAACACTGCACGGGGTCCCATCGTTGATCAGAAAGCACTCACAGAAGCACTCCAGAATCGACGGATTCAAGGGGCGGGGCTTGATGTCTTTGAACAGGAGCCGATTGACGATAACGATCCGCTCCTGACGTTAGACAACGTTATTGTTACACCGCACAGTATCTGTTGGACGGATGAATGTTTTGACGGCAACGCCAAAAGTGCGTGTGGGAGTATCATCAACGTGGCTTCTGGGCAAACCCCTTCGTATATTGTCAATCGAGATGTTATAGATAGCCCAAAACTACAGCGAAAGTTAGCGAGGTAA
- a CDS encoding phytanoyl-CoA dioxygenase family protein, giving the protein MLTEQQIKHFHTLGFLIFRQVFSKDELNTIHTEFEAAMEAAYHHAPFDGTHRHWLPMMAPETPFFANLPEDPRFSEVAEQLYGDDVFFVVSDANRYVGNTGWHPDHNVDPTKDCYGVKFAYYLEPVDAESGALRLIPGSHKNPLHDDLRENLNSLGLEICDVPGYVCKSEPGDVVAFDMRCWHASWGGSEDRRMCTVVYYNNPKTSVEEAATRNRARSNAKSPEHFNRPGASLYDPDWVANPTGSEKRQRWIDRLRELEFLQ; this is encoded by the coding sequence ATGCTCACAGAACAGCAAATCAAGCACTTTCACACCTTGGGTTTCCTAATTTTTCGGCAAGTGTTCAGCAAAGACGAACTGAACACAATACACACCGAGTTTGAAGCAGCGATGGAGGCGGCGTATCATCATGCGCCGTTTGATGGGACACACCGACATTGGCTGCCGATGATGGCACCTGAAACGCCATTCTTCGCGAATCTGCCAGAAGATCCGCGATTCAGCGAAGTCGCAGAACAGCTCTACGGCGACGATGTATTTTTTGTTGTCTCGGACGCGAACCGTTATGTAGGAAATACGGGTTGGCACCCAGACCATAATGTCGATCCAACCAAGGATTGCTATGGGGTGAAATTTGCGTACTATCTTGAACCTGTTGATGCTGAAAGCGGGGCGCTGCGACTGATTCCCGGCTCTCACAAGAACCCACTACACGATGATCTGCGCGAGAATTTGAATTCATTGGGACTGGAGATTTGTGATGTTCCAGGGTATGTTTGTAAATCGGAGCCAGGGGATGTAGTCGCTTTCGATATGCGGTGCTGGCATGCGAGTTGGGGCGGTAGTGAAGATCGCCGCATGTGTACGGTGGTCTACTACAACAACCCGAAGACCTCAGTGGAAGAGGCTGCCACACGCAATCGAGCACGCAGCAACGCCAAAAGCCCTGAACACTTCAACCGACCGGGTGCTTCGCTTTATGATCCAGATTGGGTCGCGAATCCAACTGGCAGTGAAAAACGACAACGTTGGATTGACCGGTTGCGTGAACTGGAATTTCTGCAATAA
- a CDS encoding phytanoyl-CoA dioxygenase family protein yields MATQGVTYKTDKVMPTWEQLAEMGRDLQFHPSITEHPKLLTQEQLADFNRLGYIRGIPIFNETEMNEHRQYFDKLLADVLSAGGSSYSIISAHLKYGKVYDLLTHPKIVACVKDLIGEDVIGWGAHYFCKMPHDSKTVGWHQDAGYWPLTPSKTVTVWLAIDDATVENGAMRFIAGSHHSGHLTARHSTPDENSVLGQIVEEAEQYGETVDVELKAGEISIHTDLLLHGSNANPSPRRRCGLTLRYCSTDVRASFRWDREGVVVSGKDRNGHWGNPSRPTVD; encoded by the coding sequence ATGGCAACCCAAGGCGTAACTTACAAAACCGATAAAGTCATGCCGACGTGGGAACAACTCGCTGAAATGGGACGCGACCTGCAGTTCCATCCCAGTATCACTGAACACCCCAAGCTGCTGACGCAAGAACAGTTGGCGGATTTCAACCGCCTCGGCTATATCAGAGGCATCCCAATTTTCAATGAGACCGAGATGAACGAACATCGGCAGTATTTTGATAAGCTCTTAGCCGATGTCCTCTCGGCAGGCGGAAGTAGTTACTCAATTATCTCCGCACACCTGAAATATGGAAAGGTTTATGACCTCCTTACACATCCGAAGATTGTCGCCTGTGTCAAAGACCTAATTGGCGAGGACGTTATCGGTTGGGGTGCCCACTACTTCTGCAAAATGCCGCACGACTCGAAAACAGTTGGCTGGCATCAAGATGCCGGTTACTGGCCCCTCACGCCATCCAAAACCGTTACCGTCTGGCTCGCAATTGACGATGCCACGGTCGAAAACGGGGCGATGCGCTTTATTGCAGGTTCGCATCACTCAGGGCATTTGACCGCTCGACACAGCACACCCGATGAAAACAGCGTACTGGGTCAAATCGTTGAAGAAGCCGAGCAGTACGGCGAAACTGTTGATGTTGAACTCAAAGCGGGTGAAATCTCTATCCATACCGACCTACTGTTGCATGGATCAAACGCCAATCCTTCACCGAGGCGACGGTGCGGTTTAACCTTACGCTACTGCTCCACCGATGTCCGAGCTTCCTTTCGATGGGATAGAGAGGGAGTCGTCGTGAGCGGAAAAGACAGAAACGGACATTGGGGGAACCCCTCACGTCCAACCGTCGATTAA
- a CDS encoding ABC transporter substrate-binding protein has protein sequence MENRFSTHFLLLTLLILPFTILSSALADSHIERGGTLIFGRGGDSIGLDPAHEMDGESFKVCENIYDTLIQYKDESTELEPALATSWKSTEDGLTWTFQLRQGVTFHDGTPFNAEAVLFSLNRQHEDTHPFHKVGGAYNYWIDTGLAEVVDKITALDEFTIQIRLKTAYAPFIPTLAISAFAIVSPTALKKWGEDFTNHPVGTGPFKFVRWDRNDKVVLEANDDYWGGRPPLDRVIFQSIPDNSVRLIKLQEGSLHAMEFPNPDDFQQIQDDAMLELIMQPGMSVGYLAMNMDKPPFDNLKVRLAINHAINKPAIIEHLYQGMGVPAKNPIPPTLWSYDDSIEDYAYDPELAKQLLTDAGYPNGFETTLWALPVPRPYIPDGRALAEVLQSELRNIGIEAKIVTYDWGTYLEKTKNGEHDIAMLGWFADLGDPDNFFYYLLSKTAAKKPAGNIAFYRSDEMQDVLERARASTDQEERVSLYQEAQQIFHKDAPWVPLAHAQQILVINKKVKGLKLHPLMWKYFRQIWLEK, from the coding sequence ATGGAAAATAGGTTTTCTACACATTTTTTGTTACTTACACTTCTGATATTGCCCTTTACAATCCTCTCATCAGCACTTGCTGACTCGCATATAGAACGGGGCGGCACTTTAATCTTCGGGCGCGGCGGCGATTCTATCGGGCTCGATCCAGCACATGAGATGGATGGCGAATCCTTCAAAGTCTGCGAAAATATTTACGATACACTCATACAATACAAAGATGAAAGCACGGAACTTGAACCGGCACTCGCGACGAGTTGGAAGAGTACAGAAGACGGTTTAACATGGACTTTCCAACTGCGTCAAGGCGTGACTTTCCATGACGGAACCCCCTTCAACGCCGAAGCTGTCCTCTTCTCGCTTAACCGACAACACGAGGATACACACCCATTCCATAAAGTCGGTGGTGCCTATAACTATTGGATAGACACCGGCTTAGCAGAAGTTGTGGACAAAATTACTGCCCTTGACGAATTCACAATCCAAATTCGCCTTAAAACGGCTTATGCGCCGTTCATTCCAACACTTGCGATCTCTGCCTTCGCAATTGTGAGTCCGACAGCACTGAAAAAATGGGGTGAGGATTTTACGAATCATCCTGTTGGCACGGGTCCTTTCAAGTTCGTCCGATGGGACCGGAACGATAAGGTTGTGCTTGAAGCGAATGACGACTATTGGGGTGGCAGACCGCCGTTGGATAGGGTTATTTTTCAGTCTATTCCCGATAATTCGGTACGCCTCATCAAACTCCAAGAGGGCAGCCTTCATGCGATGGAGTTTCCCAACCCCGATGACTTTCAACAGATTCAAGATGACGCGATGCTTGAGTTAATCATGCAACCCGGTATGAGTGTCGGCTATCTTGCAATGAACATGGACAAACCGCCATTCGATAATCTCAAGGTCCGGCTTGCGATCAATCATGCCATTAACAAACCAGCGATTATTGAACATCTATATCAAGGTATGGGGGTTCCAGCGAAAAATCCGATCCCACCGACGCTCTGGAGTTATGACGATTCGATTGAAGATTACGCCTATGACCCGGAATTAGCGAAGCAATTGCTCACAGATGCAGGCTATCCCAATGGGTTTGAGACAACCCTCTGGGCACTACCCGTCCCACGTCCATATATCCCAGACGGACGCGCGCTCGCTGAAGTGTTGCAATCCGAACTCCGAAACATCGGTATCGAGGCAAAAATCGTGACCTACGATTGGGGCACCTATTTGGAAAAAACGAAAAACGGGGAGCACGACATCGCAATGTTAGGATGGTTTGCCGACTTAGGTGATCCAGATAACTTTTTTTACTATCTTTTAAGCAAAACCGCTGCCAAAAAACCTGCTGGGAATATCGCGTTTTATCGAAGTGACGAAATGCAGGACGTGCTTGAGCGGGCGAGGGCAAGTACGGACCAAGAGGAACGCGTTTCGCTGTATCAAGAGGCGCAGCAGATTTTTCACAAAGATGCCCCATGGGTGCCGTTAGCGCACGCGCAGCAGATTTTGGTTATTAACAAAAAGGTTAAGGGACTTAAACTCCATCCTTTAATGTGGAAATACTTCCGCCAAATTTGGCTGGAAAAATAA